DNA sequence from the Falco biarmicus isolate bFalBia1 chromosome 5, bFalBia1.pri, whole genome shotgun sequence genome:
ACCTCCGGGGCCAGAAACAAGTAAGGCATGGGAAGAAGGTGCGGAAGGCTCGGTAGGGAGGAGCGAGGGGACCCGATGGAGGGATCTTTGCACGGGGGTGGCAGCACCCAGGCTATAGGGTCATGCCCACCAAATCTGGTGCCGTGCATGTATAGGAAAGCCCACCCAGTTGCTTTTTGCTCCCAGCCAGCCGTTGCCTTGCATCAGCCCCAGTGACCATCCCCATCACTCCACTGACTCATCAGCAGCTGAGTTCCGTCCCAGGGTCAGGCCTCTGGCCATCGAGCCACTGGCACGCAGCGCGGtgcgctgccaggcagctggagggggggCTGCCACAGGTGGGCAGAAAGATTTTggctcttctttctcctcccagagTGGGGCACTAGATGTTTGCCCCTGTCCCCTCAGCTTGGAGGGTGAGCATTCGGTGTTGGGGAGGGTGGCGAGGGCTTGGTTAAACCCCATGAAGGGCTTTGCTCTGTGATCCATAACTTCTCTGCCCGTGCAAGATTCCTTTGCATTATGGCCTGGGGAGCatggggggcaggagggggagggcAGGAAGCAAGTGAAATCCAAATCCCCCCAAATCTCCTGGCCTTTGCCTGCTTGCACCAGTTTCACTTTGCTAAAGCCGATTTTGAGCTCTGATcccagagggagggaggagggagcaaGCAGCCTTGGAAAGGAGAACACTAAGCCATGGGGAGTGGATtcactgctgtcctgctggTGGCACTGCCCGTGGGCTGCTGTCAAGGGGAGAGGAGGTGAGGCACTTGGGCATAACTCAGAGGGCAGGGATCTGACTCCTGCATCGCCTTGAGTGGCTCTGGTTCACCCCATCCACAAGATGGATCCATCAGGCCGATCTTTGGTCTCCATTGGAGGAGGCTCTGCTCTGAGCTTGCCatgcagcctgctctgcagaTCAAATCTGGTTGTGCAGCCTACAGCCCTCTTGCTCCAAGAGGTGCCCgcacagaaagaaatctttcattCCCAGCCACAGCATCTTATTAGATTTAGCATCACCTGAGTTGGGAATGCAGGGACACCAGAGCACGGCTGCCATGTAGTGAAGAGTCCCAGGTTGCAAGGCTGCAGGTTTTGCCTCTATTCTCCACCTCCCGTGGAGATGAGGCATTCTGCAAAGATGAGGGTTTTGCCAAGGCAAGGTCACCTTCCAGTCCACAATGACTACAAGGCTTGGACATGATGTCCCTGAAGTCCCCTTGGAGGACTGTCTGGAGCGGCACAGGCTGAGGGATTAGAGCCCTCCAGGATGTGTGAGCATGGTGTATGGTGGTGGGAGGGAGACAGGAAAGCTGGTGTTGGATTCATGGTGGGTCAGTTGCTTTAATCTCCAGGATTAAGGCAGTGGAGGAATGTGGTGTGCGGCCGTGACCTGCTCAGGCTGCCTGGAGTGAGCCCAGGTCAGCACTGTAACGGGCTCCAGCCCATGCCATACACCTTCTGGCTGCCCGCCAAGGGGATGCACAAAGAGCTGGGGGAAAGGGAATGCTTAGGAACCAACACATTACTTGCTGGCAACTCCTATGATTCCCCACCAGAATTATCTGTGTGCTCCTTGAGCCATGCCTCCTCtttgtcttcagtttttcaggCCTGTTCAGGCCTTTGTATCTTCCTCAGAGCCTATAGGTTCACAGAGTTGGTCGCATTTCATTGCTGAGGGCTTCAGGGGTTCTGAGGTGCTGACACAGCCCCATCCCCAGGTAGTTCTTttgctggggagaaaaaggcATGGACATCTCctaaatggaatattttttgcCGTTTGGGAGCCCTGCCATTTCTAATGGCTGTTTGGAGTTGCAAGTCATGGGAAGACTGGTCCCTTCTGAGAGCACTGGTTTCTGGCTGGAAGCAGGATGACCTTGAGTCACAAGAATATTTGAGGgtaaaaatcataaaatgaaactgaagtgCTTCCAGCTGAGACACTGCTAAAGGCTTGAGCAATGCTGTGAGCCATCCTGCCCGCACACTACACCACTTTCTCAGAAAGCCTATCTTAACTAGAGCAGCCCATGATCTGGCAGGAATACAGAGGAGGAGCTTACATTTCTGCAGTGCCTTTCATCCAGAGATCAAAGCTCATCTATTTCTACAAGGGTAGCAACATAGCAGCTAATTTTTTTACAACTGCTCAGCTAAGTTCAAGCAGGTCTCATCCTTTGTGCTTCAGCCTTTTGCATTATCCATGTCTAACATGAGCAGGAGCtccagaaacagcagaacaCACGGTTTCCCTCCctttgatattttatttaatcCCCTTCTCGGATCTTGCAAGGTGCATAAAGGCCCAGCAAGCTCCATGCAGCAACATAGGTACTGTGGAGCTAACACCAGTTGCTGCCATTTGTGCTCAGTAGAGCCTCAAGCCTGGAGCAGAGCCTATGGAAGGGTGGGAAGTTAAACTGGAATTAATAGTCTGGGGAAGAGCAAGAGACATGCAGGAGGCAGCACTACAGGTAGCAAGGCTGTGTCACACTGCTTCAGTCTGAAGGATGATCCCAATTGACCTTAATTTGCCTAGAGCCTTTGAAAGCAGCTTGTCCAGCCTTATTTTACATGGCAATGTAAGAAAGGGCGTTGAAATTACTGAGGTGAGAAGCAccaggcagctggagaagggggacccagcactgacaccAACCAGTGCCAGTGTCAGGGCTTAACAGTTCGCAAGGAGGACAAAAACATCACTGTCTCCACTGAAACACTTGCAAGCTCTCCTTGTTCTGGGAAATGCCTTCAATGGTGCAACACCCTGCCATATGGATTTACACCCTGTGTCCCACAATGTTCTGTAcaggtgcattttttttctgatgtacctgcccctctccttcccctcttctcttCTTTGCCACCTTGGCCTCTGCAGGCTGTTGAATGAAAGTGACAAACGGCCCTTTATTGAAGAGGCAGAGCGGCTGAGGATGCAGCACAAGAAGGACCATCCTGATTATAAGTACCAGCCCCGCCGGCGGAAAAATGGCAAGGCCACACAGGGCGAGGGTGAAGGTCAGGTGGAGGGGGAGGCTGGCGGGGCTGCTGCCATCCAGGCCCACTACAAGAACACCCACCTGGACCACAGGCATCCTGGTGAAGGGTCGCCCATGTCGGATGGTCATCCAGAACACTCCTCAGGTGAGTCCCAGGTCTCCATGAACCTACTGACAGGTTGCAGCCAACTTGGAGGCTCAAAAAAGACAAGGCATCACAGTGAAAGCCTCAGTGGTGTGGCTCACACCTTGCTCGTGACCCAACAAACTCTGCTGGAGTCGGTGGTATAGGGACGTGCCTGAGTTTGACAGGCACTTGCATTCCTTGTCAAGCAAGGTATCACTgcactcttccctttttccacaAGATGATATaaaaaggtttggttttggctagctatttctttctcccctccacTGAAGTCTCCAGCCAGACAGTTGCTGTCACACtgggaggagcagagctgggctgtgtATAAAGCCAGGCATAAAGTGGTAACTCATCTCTTCactctctttcctcctcaaaatgtttttcacattgCAGGTCAGAGCCACGGGCCCCCCACACCTCCTACCACCCCTAAGACcgagctgcaggcaggcaaagcCGACTCCAAACGAGAAGGGCGTtccctgggggaagggggaaagccACACATTGACTTTGGCAATGTGGACATCGGGGAGATCAGCCATGAAGTGATGTCCAACATGGAGACCTTTGATGTCAATGAATTTGACCAATACCTGCCGCCCAACGGACACGCCGGCCACCCAGGCCATGTTGGGGGCTACGCGGCAGCTGCCAGCTACGGCCTCGGGAGCGCCCTGGCCGCAGCCAGCGGACACTCTGCCTGGATCTCCAAGCAGCATGGAGTCTCCTTGTCCACTGCCACCTCATCAGTGGTGGACTCCAAGGCCCAGGTGAAAACGGAGGGGTCTGCCCCTGGAGGTCATTACACTGACCAGCCCTCCACCTCCCAGATAGCTTACACATCCCTGAGTCTGCCCCATTACGGTTCGGCCTTCCCCTCCATCTCCAGGCCACAGTTTGACTACCCAGACCACCAGCCCTCGGGACCCTACTACAGCCATTCCACCCAAGCCTCTGGCCTCTACTCTGCCTTTTCCTATATGGGACCTTCCCAGCGTCCCCTTTACACTGCCATCTCTGACCCTGCACCCTCTGTGCCACAGTCCCATAGTCCCACACATTGGGAACAGCCCGTGTACACGACTCTCTCCAGACCGTAGGGAATGGGGAACAGTGACCGAAGCAGCGATGGAAAGGCTCCGAAGAATCAGCACAGGCAGAAGAGCCTCCGAACTCCAAGGTCACTCAGTGCCACGCAGCCACCAGAACCCACTGAGCATACAGAAGTGCCTTTCTTGACCCTGGCTATCGCTGGCTCACCCGCCTAGAGGAAGGTTTTTCGTCCTTTCGCCCTTTACCAATTTCATGCAGGCCACACGACTGGCTTGCAACACCTTATTGGCTTTCTAGATGAGGAGGATTCTAGACATGGAGTgactggtctgtggtgggtttcGTTGTGCACACCCTGGACTGTATGATGAGAGAGACtatcctttccttctccttcccaaaCTGCTCCAGGGAGTTAGCAAGTGTTTCCAACAGGCCACAATGGCCAGCACTTTGTCACCTGCTGCGGGTGAAGGGTGATTGCTCAGCCTTGGTGAACACTTTATGGGAGAAGCAGTAGGGAGGATGGCATGGCCGGCTTCCTTGCTATCAGCATCATGCAGCAGTCCCACCTAAGATTCACACATGCATGAATCTTGAACCCTGTTGGAAGACCAACCTACACTTGCTTACCTGCTGATTTCCACAGCTGCATCCTAGCTTTTCTCCCCGCCTCTTCTCTTCATCCTGTCTCTGTTTAATCCCACAGTCTTTCCCACGTGGAAATTTTAAGGCTTGCCTGAACAACACGTACGACGCAGGAACCGCACTGTTGGTCTTAAGCGTTACTCATATCACAGCCTGTGTGCGCATGCCTGTTCACGTATGGAGGTGCAGGAGAGGTGGGGAAGAACCAGTGAATCATTAAGGTGCTGTGGGTGAATCCTTCTTTCTTACAGTTACTCTATATTGTTCACTTATGTCTGGCATTTCTGGCATCTCAGTCTTTTCTAATTTCTTCAGTACCCAAAACAACCTCTGAGCAAACTTGGTCCTTCCCTCTTCCATGTCTGTCTGTGCCTGCCTGAAATGAAGAGGCACCAAGAAAGCTACTATGCACCTGCTGACACCCCGAGTTGATTCCAATACTCTCTTTGAAACCCCACTCCAAACTCAGGCTGATGGGGTGTGCATCCCTGCTCGTCCGTTCATCATGTCTTCCAGTCAGTCAACACCTCCCTCCTATCTACATTGAGGATGGAAAGATACTCCTGCGGCTTTAACCAAGGTACATATGGACCCAATTTCGGataagtgtaaaaaaaaaaaaaaaaaaaaagaagcctatTTAGGTGCAAAggaatttgttttcctctttgggTTTCAAACTGGAAGCGACAACCTCTTGCAGTCAGATCAACCTCCTTTTTTCAACCCAATGCCTGAGGACAGTCTGCTTACTTCTCCTTTATCACTTCCAGGACTGGGGCAGTTTGTCATGC
Encoded proteins:
- the SOX10 gene encoding transcription factor SOX-10, with the protein product MADDQDLSEVEMSPVGSEDHHCLSPGPSMVADNSPHLTSSGNGEMGKVKKEQQDSEADDDKFPVCIREAVSQVLSGYDWTLVPMPVRVNGSNKSKPHVKRPMNAFMVWAQAARRKLADQYPHLHNAELSKTLGKLWRLLNESDKRPFIEEAERLRMQHKKDHPDYKYQPRRRKNGKATQGEGEGQVEGEAGGAAAIQAHYKNTHLDHRHPGEGSPMSDGHPEHSSGQSHGPPTPPTTPKTELQAGKADSKREGRSLGEGGKPHIDFGNVDIGEISHEVMSNMETFDVNEFDQYLPPNGHAGHPGHVGGYAAAASYGLGSALAAASGHSAWISKQHGVSLSTATSSVVDSKAQVKTEGSAPGGHYTDQPSTSQIAYTSLSLPHYGSAFPSISRPQFDYPDHQPSGPYYSHSTQASGLYSAFSYMGPSQRPLYTAISDPAPSVPQSHSPTHWEQPVYTTLSRP